A segment of the Butyrivibrio fibrisolvens genome:
ATCTACAAGTTCTCCGATCTCATCCTTATTCGACACCTTTATGTCAGGCGAATCAAATTTTTTCTCAGAGATATCATGAACACCTTCCGCCAGCTTCTTAAGAGGCCTTGTAACAGTCGCTGACAGCACTCTTCCAAAAGCTATTGTCAGAAAAAGACCTATAGTACTGATAATCACAAGAGCAAGGGGAAGTCTGTCGATAAGTGTAACCTTTTTGGAATAAAGAGCGCTGCCGTCTTTGACAGTGATCCTGGTAAGATCCTGAATGTAAGAATTGATGTTATCCTGCATATCATAAAGGTCGTAGATTTTCTGATTGAGCTCGCCATTTAGTATCTCTTCAATGACTTCATCTCTCTGGGATTCATAGTAGTCATAGGCGTTCATGATCCTCCAGGTCCTTGCATATCTCTCAGGGCCAATCATGCTGTAAATGTAGGGAAGAGCTGTAATGCATGCTCTTGTGTGAAGGCAGGCTTTTTCGTAGTTTTCGCGGTTAACGTCTATATCGCTTCGCATGTATTTTTCAAAAGCATCGTTCTCTTCTTCAAAAGCAGTCTGGACATTAACGCACTTGGTGAGGTCTGAAAGAACGGTTCCAAGCTCTTTGATGGAACCGCCAATTATGAACATGTTAAAAACACCTACCGCAACGATCAACACAATGATGGTAAGTGAGTAGATTCTTGTCTTTCTTTCAATTGAGAGTTTAAGCCACAGATTCTTCATATTGTTTCTTTGTTAGTCGGTGCCCGTGGAAGGCAGTTAATAATTTATAATTATCAATAGTAAATCAGGAGTATATCTTCAGTATAAATAGTTCAGATTTTCCCTTTTATATTATTTATAACTATGCTTATATATTGATAGCATATCATAATAAAAGTAAACACAACGGAGGTATAGTATGAAAAATGATAGATGGGTTTATCACAAGGATGCAATTGCTCAGGATCTTGGCAATGGCGTAGTGAGACGTGTTCTGGCTTACAGCGGCGATGTAATGACTGTTGAGAATCATTTTGAAAAAGGCGCTGTGGGAGCCCTTCATCACCATCCTCATACTCAGATAACTTACGTGGTAAGCGGTAAGTTTGAGTTTGAAATTGAGGGTGAAAAACACATTGTAGAAAAAGGCGACACACTTCTTAAGACAGACAGCGTTGAGCATGGTTGCGTATGCCTTGAAGAGGGAATCCTTTTAGATATCTTTGCCCCATACCGTGAAGATTTCGTTAACGACTAATCCCCCATACCTCATATTTCAATTTATTAATAACATGTTTTAGACAACAATAAAAGCCTTTGCTTGTAAAAAAAGCAAGGGCTTTGGCGTATTCCTGAGGATGGCCGTTGATAAATGATTTGGTTGTCATGAAAATTATATAAAATTCAAGGCATGATATCTGAAATGATATATTCTGGGATTCATAAACTCGCTACGCTCAGACAATGAATCCCAAACAGAATATATCATTCCATCTATCAAGCTCTTGAATTTAATATATAATTTTCAAAGACAACCAAATCATTTATCAACGGCCATCCTCAGGAATATTCAAAGTATCGATGTTTTCTTATATGTACGATGTTATGTATATGTCGACAATGTAACCACGTCATTCCCAGTCCAGGTATAAAGAGCTAATAGTGTTTCTTCATGTGTCTCCATTTTATGAACTCTATTGTATGGATGTAGTATAATGTCTCCTGGAGATCTTGGAGTTGTAACTCCTTCGAGGGTCCAATCTGATGTTCCTGATAGGACTTTATAAAGTTCAGTAGCTGGATGCTTGTGTTCGGGATAGAGTGTGTTGGGGGATATAAGAGTAAAGCCGAGGCAGTATTCAGAGGTTCTAAAGGGAGCTTCGGGGCCGATGAGTTCGGCCCAGCCCAAGTAGGAACCGAGGTCACTTCGATCTTCATAGTTGTATTTCCATGGAAGGTAGTCTGCCACTTCTTTTATTAAATCCAGCAAAGGCTCCGTTTCAGTATTCCCATGTAGGGTAGATGACCTTACATACTGAATAAGAGGGGATGAGCTCTTTTCAAAGGGCTCGACCTGATCCGGAATGACTAATGATGTCACCTTTGCTATTTCTTTACTTATATCGTCTTTTGGTATACTTACATCTGACGCATAACCATCCAAAAGATCTCCTTGATTATTAAGAAGCTTAAATGCTTCGCCGATTATAGTTATTATCTTTTGATTTAATATGTCTTGACTTAGTATACTTTGATTTACCATATCTTGATTCCGTATATTTTGATTGAACATTTCTGATTCAAGATATGTTGATCAAATATTTCTTGACTTAACATATCTTAATCAAGATCTCTGCCTTAGTATTTATTGATTCGTTATCGCTTGATCCAGTATCGCTTAATTCAGTATTTTCTTAATCTGGGATTTCTTTATACATGTGATTTAAGCACGACAACTGTGTGTCCGATAGTGCCTCCGTTTTTCCAGATTTCAAAAGCCTGTGTTGCAGTAAGTCTCTTATCTTCCAAGGACTTCTCAATTTCAAAAGCTTTCTTTCCGGACTCTTCTACACTTACGCCTTCAAATGCTTTCTCAAGATCCTCTGCTCTGTAGAAGATGAAGGGGCCAAATCCCTCTTTTTCCTGCTGGGCATAGCCGCCGATAACGTCTAATGGCTCAGCCTGAACCTTCCACTGATAGGTATAGATCTCGGACTTAACCCCGGCCTGTTCTCCAAGTCTGATAAAAGAACTAAGAGGTACTCTTCCACCCATCAGAGAGAAGACAAATCCGTTATCTGTAAGGTATTCACCGGACTGAACCAGTGCCAGATAGTGAAGATCCAGCATGTCTTCGTGAACCTCAGAAGGGATCCTTTCGACTCTTTTTTCAAGATAATGACCACTGTTGCGGCTGTCTGTTACTTCCTTGTCATCTGTCAGCGGCACGTTCGGGAGGTTCTCGTATATGACGTCGAACTTCGGACGCTTTTCAGGTTCTGTCTCGTTTGCAAATGGAGCAAAGAGGTCGCCTGCGCCGCTAAGGAGATTGTAAGAGTCATTTTGTTTAAGGCCTTTTTCTACATTTTGCCTTGCTATATCTACAACGCTTTTCTGAAGGTCTGTAAAGCCAAGGGTCTGGGCGCCCAGTATCTCTGCACCTGCAAGAACGTCAAGGCCGGAGCCTGTTCCAAGGGAAAGGAAGGAATCAAAGTCCTTACCGTTTTCCTTTCTTGCAATCTTAAATGCAGGAACTGATACAAATGACAGCCAGTCGCTCTTAACATCTTCGACCTGAGGCAGATAAGCGTGAGACTCAACTGAGATGTCAACTTTATCCTTTATATGATCTGTATCATTTTTTAACTCAAAGTATTTCTTTATATCAACTTCAATATTCATACCGTCCTCCAAAATGCTTCATAAGCTCGTTGTATTAGGGTTTTCGCCCTGAATTCAGGCCTCCGGCAAATAGATACAAATGCCTCATGTGAAAATGTTCCTGATTTTTGTAAGGGGGTTATCCGCTGTCGTAAACACGCTGTACTTTCGCTCCTAACCCCCTAACAAAAATCAGGAACATTTTCAAAATCGGCATTTGTATCTATTTGCCGGAGGTCTGAATTCAGTTGAAAGTACTTGTCTATTGGTACAACGAGTTTAAGTCAAACCGCTTTCTGCTCTACTTCGCTTATATTTACTGCTTTATTAATTGC
Coding sequences within it:
- a CDS encoding cupin domain-containing protein, coding for MKNDRWVYHKDAIAQDLGNGVVRRVLAYSGDVMTVENHFEKGAVGALHHHPHTQITYVVSGKFEFEIEGEKHIVEKGDTLLKTDSVEHGCVCLEEGILLDIFAPYREDFVND
- a CDS encoding dimethylsulfonioproprionate lyase family protein, whose translation is MVNQSILSQDILNQKIITIIGEAFKLLNNQGDLLDGYASDVSIPKDDISKEIAKVTSLVIPDQVEPFEKSSSPLIQYVRSSTLHGNTETEPLLDLIKEVADYLPWKYNYEDRSDLGSYLGWAELIGPEAPFRTSEYCLGFTLISPNTLYPEHKHPATELYKVLSGTSDWTLEGVTTPRSPGDIILHPYNRVHKMETHEETLLALYTWTGNDVVTLSTYT